The DNA sequence GATCCAACAACTAATGAGATTACTGAAGGTATGAATAATGCAGTTTCATAAATTCTCTTTCTTTTTGTTGCAAAGTAATCAACTATAAAAGCGAATATATAAGTAACAACGGTGTTGAAAAATATGAGAAGCAATATATACATCAGTGTTTGAGCAGTTACCATATAAAATATTTTATTTGTAAATAAGTCGATATAATTATCAAAGCCAACAAATTTCTTTTCAGGCTTAATCATATTCCAATCAAAGAAACTGAGATAAACCGTATAACACAGCGGTATTATTGAAAAGATTAAAATAATGATTACAGATGGAGCTAATAGAAAATAGGGTATCCATGTTTTCTTCATTAAGTATCACCTCACTTATTATTTTCGATTTCTAAGTTGATAGAATCCTGTGTTTCTTTCATTGTCTTTTCGACAGGTGCATCATCACTTAAAATTCGATTTCGCATATCCAGAAGTTTTTGTTCGCTTTCTAAGCCAGTCGCATCAGGGAATGATGCCCATGGAACAACATTTGTCATTTGGCGAATAGCAGGTTTTATCATTTCGTTCTTCTTAAGGTATTCTTGCAATCCTTTTGGATTATCAATGACATTTTTGGTAGGTGGAACATAACCTGTTCCTTTAGTCCATGCACTGACATTTTCAACTTTGTATAGATATTTCATAAATTCCCAAGAAGCTTTTTGTTCTTCTTTAGTTTTATCTGTAATAGCTAACATTGCACCGCCTGCTGGTGTTTTCTTTTCTTTGCCTTTCCAACCTGGCATCTCAGTTGAAGTTACATCAAACGAGGCATTCTTTCCGATGTGAGTCTGTTTTGCTACAGTCGTGAATAGCATCCCTACATTACCGTTAACGAAGTTTTGTTGACCTTGTTCATCGTTCATATGTAGAGCAGTTTTATTTTTAACCATATCTTGCATATATTTGTATACTTCGTATCCTTCTTTATTAGCAAAGGCTGCTTTATTATCTTTAACAATATGACTGCCATTACTATCTACCATTGCTTGCTGTGCCCAGCTATCTGCAGGTTCTTGGATGAAGACACCATATTTATTTGTCTTCTTTTTAATGATTTCGGAGTATTCTTTTACGTCCTCCCAAGTTTTAGGTGTTTTACCTTCAAGTCCAGCTTTTTTGAAAATATCTTTATTAATAAACAAGACAGGGCTGCTGATTGAATACGGTAAACCTATTTGCTCTCCTTTATCATCTTGAGCAATCTTCAACATCTTTGGTTCAAAGTTTTGACTAATAAAGTCTTTATCATTAGGTGCTGATTCCTTAATTACTTTTGAAGGAGACGTGTACGGAAAATTATCTTTAAAATAATTTTTGAAAGACCATCCTACTTGTACAACATCCGGTGTGCGTCCACCAGCAGCTTCAGACTGCAAGTTTTGCATCAACCCTTTATACATTTCAGGATTATATTTAGCAACTACATGAACATCTTTACTTTGCTTGTTAAAGTCATCTACTAATTGCTTAACTGTTTTACCTCCTTGAGTTTCAGCATTCACATGCCAATATTCGATTTTTATTTTTCCATCTGCTGTTTTCTTTGGTTCATTAGATGTCTTACATGCACTTAGTAATAATGTAAGTGTCAGAAATAATAAAAATAACCTCTTCATTAACTAATCCTCCTAAAATAAAAATAGCCGAATAAGCATATAAAATATGCTTACTCGGCTCTCCAGTGCCATGCATTCACTTTTCAATTTTATTCTAGGACATCAATATTAATTGATTATCTTTCTGTGGTTAAGAATTTGTAAATTCTGTTTTCCACATATTAATATTTCCAGTAGAAACACCTAATGCACCATGTTTTAATGCATTAGTAATATAGTCAGATTTATCTACTAAACCACCCATTATAATGGGGATTTCTAGTTCTTTGGTGAATATATCTAATAGGAATGAGGTAATTACAGGCATAATTTCAATCATATCAGGTTGGGAGGTTTTACAGTATCTAAAATATTGTTTTTCATATCATGATCCGCCAAGAAAAAGCGTTGGATAACAAAAATATTATGCTTTTTCGCAGATTTAACATGACTGTTTTTAGTTGTGATTATACCATCTGGTTTGAGTACTTTTTTGATGTAATTAAAGCCGAAATCATCTAATTTCAAACCTTTAATTTTTTCGATGTGTATGTAGACTTTTATTCCTTCAGACTTATATAGCTTGATATACTCTTTGACATTTAAAAATTTACCGGTGAGTATAAATACAGCTTTCAAGTTATCTTTATATTTAATTGCTTTTTCTAAGTTTTTCTCAGTGGTGATAGCTGCAATGACAACTTTATTACGCTTCATTTTTGTCCTCCTAAATAAATAGTTGCATTATTTTATATAACCTCTTTACAGATTTATTATAAATGATACTAACTCAGTTTAATTGATAAATGACAAAAAAATAACCGAGCTTTTATGCTCAGTTATTTAATCGCTTGATAAATCACATCATCTACAATGATTTCAACATTCGGATGATTATGCAGGATAGAAGCAGGCAAGGCCTCTGTTGTTTCACCATGTATTAGTTTTTGGATCGCATCAATTTTCTTGTCTCCGAAAGCTAATAAAATAATGCGTTTGGCACGCATAATAGATGCAAGACCCATAGAGAGTGCTTGTTTAGGCACATCATCTAAATGTGCGAAATGCACACTGTTCGCATGTAATGTAGAAGGTGTTAAGTCTACGACCCTTGTTACACTATTAAATGGTGTGCCGGGTTCATTAAAACCGATATGTCCATTTTCGCCGATACCTAATATTTGAATATCAGGTTGGCCGACAGCTTTAAGTGCTGCTTCATAATCTTCAGCCTCTTGTGATAAGTCAGCTGCGCTGCCGTTAGGAATATAAATGTTTTCAGGATTCCACTGTTCATTTTGGCCGAAAAAGCGTTGGTGCATATAAGCATGGTAGCTGTGCAAATCTGTAGGTTTGGCACCGACATATTCATCTAAGTTAAAGGTTCTGACACCACTCACATCAATGGTATTAGCATCTAGTAAATCAGAAAGCTGTGTATACAATTCGGTCATTGTTGAACCTGTAGCTAAACCTAACACAGCATCTGGACGATGTTTGATTTGTTTCAAGAATTCAGTTGCGACATATTGACTGGCAAGTTGTTTATTTCTTAAGTTGTAAAGTTGCATTTCCAATCCTCCGGATAGTTGATTATTCTTTTGCGGCATTCACAAAGCGTTCTGTGATCTGTTTAGGACGAGTAATCGCACCGCCGACCACTGTGCAATGTACACCTAAGCTGCTGACAGCTTGATACATTTCTGGTGTAATGACATTGCCTTCAGCGATGACCTTTGCTTTAACATTATCTAACACTTCTTTTAAAAATGCGAAGTTATTCTCATACAAAATATGACCTTTTGTATAGTCTGTATAGCCGCGTAATGTTGTACCCACGTAATCAAAGCCGAGTTGATCAGCGTGCACAGCCTCTTCGACTGTAGAGATATCAGCCATAATTTCAACACCAGGTGCGTTATCTCGAATGTATGAGACAAGTTCTTCTAATGATTCTTTAGGACGTTCTTGTTTTGTCGCATCTAATGCGATGACTTCGCATTTGCTTTCAATCAGTTCATCGACTTCTTTAGAAGTCGCAGTAATAAATACTTTAGAATCTGGATAATCCCTTTTAACGATTCCGATAACAGGTAATGGGACTTCTTCTTTAATCGCAATGATATCTTCTTTTGTATTTGCGCGAATACCGACAGCTCCGCCTTGATAAGCAGCTAATGCCATTTTAGACATAATAAATGATGAATGTAAGGGTTCATCAGGCAAAGCTTGGCATGAAACGATTAATCCATGAGGTAACATGACAACACACTCCAAAAAATTTGTATTTGTAAAAGTATTAACTAAGGGTCGTTTGATTTACTCATATCATAACACTAAGAAAATTTTATTCAATTCTTTACTACCAATTGAAAAAGTTTTTCATGTATACTATAGGCAACTACTGTATGAAATGGGAGTGAAACCGTATGAAGTTTGAAAATCGTGTTCAACGCAGCCGCCATCTATTAACTAAAATGGATAAGAAAATCATAGAATTTATACGTACGAATGAATTAGACGATCGCTTCTCTACCATCAACTCGCTAGCACATGCTATCGGTACTTCTCCAGCAACAATCACGCGTTTCAGCAACAAATTAGAGTACAGCAATTTTCAAGATATGAAATTCAGCTTGCAGCATGAGAAATCTGAAAAAGTAGTCGAGAACGCACCGATTGTCCAACTCATCCACCGTTACCATCAAAGTATCATCCAGCAAACTGGAGAGTTTATTTCTGAAGAAAAGATAAAACGCTTTGCACATTATCTGAAGACAAGCAGACAAGTGAGCTATGCAGGATTAGGCAGTTCAGGATTAACTGCCAGTGAATTCTATTATAGAACGATGCGTATGGGCATCCGAGGCAACGTTTCAACAGATGCACATCAAATGAAAATTTCAGCATCATTGTTATCTTCCCAAGATATGTTTGTAGCTATTTCAAACAGCGGAGAAACACAAGAGCTTGCGGATGCGGCTGAAATTGCTCATAAACAAGGTGCCTTCGTCGCAGTAATTACTAACTATAAAGGCAGCGTAATTACCAAGCATGCAGATTTAGTATTGATTACTTCCGCGAAATCCAATATCAATGATGCCCGTTTTATTAACACACAAACTGCGACAACCTTCTTAATGGATATCATTTGCTACTTATTATTAAACGATGATTATATGAATAAGCTTTATCAGCGTACGCGTAATACAGTACTGGGAAAGGATGATAGGTAAGACTGAGAGTTGTCTGAATTCAGACAACCGGACCACTAACAAACCGCATGTTCTCAACGATTACAGACAATCGCTGTTACAACATGCGGTTGTATTTTATCCTTTAGATATCGCCCCGAATAACGCTGCGTTATTCTTAGTTTGAGTTGTTTGAAGACGTGCATGGCCATAATTCGGTGGTAAGAACTGATTGAGTTTAGGCTCGATATAGCGGATTAAATTTTCACCTTGAGAAGAGATGCCGCCTCCGATTAAGATTAAGCCTGGATCATAAATGATTTGAAGTTGTGCAATACCTTCTGCGACATATTCAGACCATTCTTCTAAAATGGCTTCTGCTTTCGAATCACCAGCTTTAGCCGCATCAAATAATTTTGGTACATCTGTACCGTGTTCAAATCCATGAGCAGCCATCAACTGTTTTAAAGCTGACGTTGAAGCACGTTGTTCAAAAGTTTTATTGTCAGATGCTCTATAAAGCAGATATCCGATTTCATTGGCACGATGACGTTCACCGCCATAAACCCCTAATTGTGCATGATAAAATGCACCTCCGATGCCTGTTCCTAGAGTCAGGCAGAAAATCGTATCTTCTTGGTAATCATGAAAAGATAATTCACCTAGTAACGCCGCATCTACATCGTTATGTACAGTAATGTCAGATGACAAGTCTGCTAAAGCCTTTTTGAAGTTCGTACCATCGAAATTTTGGATAGTCGGACCAGTATAGACAATCTCTCCTAAATCACTATCTACCACACCTGCACTTGATATGCCGATAGGCGGATCACTGAGTTGATGCTTTTCTATCAACTGTGCAATGAGGCGATAAACTTCATCGATAATGAATACACTTTGATTATCCGGTGTATCAATCTTTTTATAATCTGTTATTTCTAGTTGCTTATTAATCACAGCTGCTTTTATATTGGTGCCGCCGATATCTACAGCAATCTTATACATGGTTCATTCCTCCTCTGATTCACTTTCATTATATAGAGAGACCTCTCAAGGGTGAAAGTGCAGGCTCTATTTTGAAAATTATTTTCATTAGTTTAAGGATATTTTGTTAAAACATTTCAAAATGAGTTGTATAGCAAAATGATAGCGTTTACAATTGGATTTGTAAATGTATTATAAACAAAGGGGAATTTGTTGGAGTTTAAATAAATAGCTGATTGCTATAAATACTTTATTTGGAGGAGTTAAACATGGAAGATCATTTAAAAGGATTATACGCTGCGTTACTCGTACCGTTTGACGAGCAAGGACAAGTCAAAGAAGAGGGTCTGAAACAAATTGCGAAAAACGCAATTGAAACAGAGAACTTAGATGGTTTATATGTCAACGGCAGTTCTGGCGAAAACTTCCTAATTAACACAGAACAGAAAAAACAAATTTTCAAACTTGCACAAGAAGCTGTAGGTAATGATGTGAAATTAATTGCGCAAGTAGGTTCATTAGATTTAAACGAAGCTATTGAGTTAGGTAAATACGCAACTGAACTTGGTTACGATGCTATTTCAGCGGTTACACCTTTCTATTATCCATTCTCTTTCGAAGAGATTAAACAATATTACTTCGATTTAATTGAAGCGACACAAAACAACTTAATTATTTATGCGATTCCTGGCTTAACAGGTGTAGATATCAGCATCGAGCAATTCGGTGAACTGTTCAATCATGAAAAAGTAGTAGGTGTGAAATACACTGCACCGGACTTCTTATTATTAGAACGTGTCAGAAAAGCATTCCCAGATAAACTGATCTTATCTGGATTCGATGAAATGCTGGTACAAGCTGCCATTTCAGGTGTCGATGGTGCAATCGGTTCAACATACAATGTGAACGGCCGTCGTGCACGCCAAATCTTCGATTTAGCGAAAGAAGGCAAAATTGAAGAAGCTTACCAAATTCAACATGATACAAACGACATTATCGAAACAGTGTTAGGCATGGGTATCTATCCAACATTAAAAGAAATCTTAAAATCACGCGGTATTGACGGTGGTGTACCGAAACGTCCATTTGCGCCATTCAACGAAGAAAACCGCGAAGCATTAAATCAACTTATTGATAAATACAACTTATAAAACAGATTAGAAAACATTAAGGGGTGTTGTTTATGCAACAAGTGGGATTTGGGACATGGAACTGGGTAGCACTTATAGGCTACCTGGTTGTCATGTTGCTGATTGGTGCATACTTTACAAAACGTGCTGGTCAAAGTAAGGACAGCTTCTTTACAGCCAGCGGACGCTTGCCTTCATGGGCAATTGGTTTTTCTATCTATGCGACGACGTTAAGTGCGATTACGTTCATGTCGACACCAGAGAAAGCATTCTTAACAGATTGGTCTTATATCGCAGGGAACATTGCGATTGTCGCAATTATTCCGTTATTGATTATCTTTTACGTACCATTCTTTAAGAAACTGCGTGTTACATCTGCGTATGAGTACTTAGAAGCACGTTTTGGACCAAGTGTACGTGTTATCGGATCATTGTTATTTGTGATTTTCCATTTGGGACGTATTGCAATTGTGATTTATTTACCGACACTGGCAATTACTGCAGTAACGGATATTAATCCGTATTTAGTCGCAAGCTTAGTAGGGATTTTATGTATCCTTTATACCTTCCTTGGCGGTTTCGAAGGTGTGGTATGGAGCGACTTTATTCAAGGTGTTATCTTATTAGGCGGCGCATTGATGATTATTGTCATTGGTGCATTAAACCTAAAAGACGGCTTCGGCACAATTATGACGGATGCTTTAGCAGATAAGAAGTTATTAAGTGCGGATAACTGGAAGTTTAATTCAGCCGCAGCGGCCTTGCCGATTATCTTCTTAGGGAACATCTTTAATAACTTGCATCAGTATACAGCCAGTCAAGATGTGGTACAACGTTATCAGGCTTCTGACACAATGTCTGAGACAAAGAAATCATTATGGGTTAATGGTTTGCTGGCATTGATTTCAGCGCCGATTTTCTACGGGATGGGAACAATGATGTATTCATTCTATAGTCATGAAGCAGCGTTGCCGAAGGACTTTAATACATCTTCTGTTGTACCGTATTTCATCATTACGCAAATGCCGCCATTTGTGGCAGGCTTATTGATCGCGGCGATCTTTGCGGCTGCACAATCCACAATTTCATCAAGTTTGAACTCTATTTCAGCGTGTATTTCTGAAGATATCAAAAGACGTTTCTTCAGCAGAGGTTCAGACAAAGACGAAGTACGTTTCGCACGTTTAACAATACTGATTGCTGGTTTGTTAAGTTACGGTATTGCGATGTATTTAATCGCATCTAAATCTAACAACTTGTGGGATCTATTCTTACTTGTGACAGGACTATTCGGTGTACCGCTCGCAGGTATCTTTGCGGTAGGTATTTTCACAAAACGTGCTAACACATTCGGCGTACTTGTCGGATTATTCACAGGTGTTATTGTTGCTTACTTACTAAGAGGTTTCGGCGGTGCAAGCTCACCATTCTATGTATCTACAATTTCATTCTTCATCGCATTCTTATTCGGATACATTGTAAGTCTCTTTGTACCAGGGAAATATACTAAAGATATTACTGGTTTAACAATCTATGATAAAGATAAACCATCTACTTTTATTTCTAAGGTGGCAAAATCTAAAGCTGAAACAAAGGCAACAGTTGAACCTTCATAATTGAATAATAAAATATAATAAAACACGTGATAGATTTGCTGAATAGAAATCCATCACGTGTTTTTGTATTCTCAAATGATTAGGTTAGATTAACTGCTTATTTGAACAGGTCGTTAAAAGATTCAGCCATAGTAGGGTGCGTATAGATATTGCTGCCAAGTACTGTGTAAGGTACTTTTTGGTCTATCGCAAGTTTAACGATATTGATTATTTCTTCTGATTCTTTACCGTACAAGCTCACACCAAGAATTTGGTCTGTGTCTTTGTCGATAACTGCTTTGAAGAGACCGCGCGGGTCGTTATTGATTTTATGACGCGGAATTGTTTTAACAGGTACTTTAGTTTCGTATACATTGTAGCCTTGTTCTTCAGCTTGTTGAGTTGTTAAGCCGACTCTTGATAATGGCGGATCAATGAAAACAGAGTAAGGGACTGCTCCGCGGTTTTCTGTTGAGCGTTCTCCATTGCCGAAAATTTGGTCTTTCACGATTCTGAAGTCATCTAATGAAATATAAGTGAATTGCATACCGCCTACAACGTCACCTGCAGCATAAACATGCGGTACGTCTGTTTGAAGGTGTGTATTTACGACAACTTCACCGCGTTCTCCGACTTTGATATCAGTGTTTTCTAAGCCTAAATCTTCTGTGTTAGGTTTGCGTCCAGTCGCAAGCAAGACTGCATCCGCATCAAAATTACCTTTTGAAGTGTATACTATTGTACCTTTTTCACCATCTTCGAAACGTTCTGTTTCAGCGTGAAATACTAATTCTACGCCAAGATTAGTTAAGTTTTCTTTCACAAGTTCTACCACTTCTGGATCTTCTTTCGGCATAATATCTGAATGATGTTCAAGTACTGTAACTTTAACACCTAAGTTCGCAAACATTGACGCAAATTCAAGTGCGATATAGCCGCCGCCGATAATGACTAAGTTTTCAGGTTGGAAAGGCAAGTCCATGATACCTGCAGAATCATAAAGGTGTTTTGAATCTTTGATACCTTCGATGTTCGGAATGTTAGGTGTTGCACCTGTATTGATTAAGATATCTGTCGCAGTGATTGTTTCTGTCTCTTGGCCAGATTCATCTAAAATAGCAACTTCATTATTAGATTTAAATTGTGCACGTGCATCAATAACATCTACAGTAGGTTCATCTGCCAGCATATGGTAGTTTTTATTGTTTAATGCACTGACAACTTCGCGTTTTCTGTCAAAGGCTTCTGCGAATGAACTGCCGTTTAAACTGTCATGAATTAATGTTTTAGAAGGGATACAGCCCACGTTGATACATGTGCCTCCGTACATTTTTTGGTCTTTTTCAATGACTGCTACTTTTTTACCTTGTCCTGCTGAAAATTTTGCTAAAGTTTTACCTGCTTTACCAAAACCAATGACTAATAAATCATATTGTTTCATCATAATCCTCCTCAAGATTGTGTTAAACAGAAGCTAATGTTTCATGTAAAACATCTTCTACTGTTAATGTTTTGTAATAGTTCATCAACAATGCATGTTCTTGTTTGCGGTGTTTCTCCATCGTATTCGCGATTTCTCGGGAAATCTCGCAATCACTGTGTGTATTGCCGGTGAA is a window from the Staphylococcus sp. IVB6181 genome containing:
- a CDS encoding ABC transporter substrate-binding protein, with the protein product MKRLFLLFLTLTLLLSACKTSNEPKKTADGKIKIEYWHVNAETQGGKTVKQLVDDFNKQSKDVHVVAKYNPEMYKGLMQNLQSEAAGGRTPDVVQVGWSFKNYFKDNFPYTSPSKVIKESAPNDKDFISQNFEPKMLKIAQDDKGEQIGLPYSISSPVLFINKDIFKKAGLEGKTPKTWEDVKEYSEIIKKKTNKYGVFIQEPADSWAQQAMVDSNGSHIVKDNKAAFANKEGYEVYKYMQDMVKNKTALHMNDEQGQQNFVNGNVGMLFTTVAKQTHIGKNASFDVTSTEMPGWKGKEKKTPAGGAMLAITDKTKEEQKASWEFMKYLYKVENVSAWTKGTGYVPPTKNVIDNPKGLQEYLKKNEMIKPAIRQMTNVVPWASFPDATGLESEQKLLDMRNRILSDDAPVEKTMKETQDSINLEIENNK
- a CDS encoding glucosamine-6-phosphate deaminase, which produces MQLYNLRNKQLASQYVATEFLKQIKHRPDAVLGLATGSTMTELYTQLSDLLDANTIDVSGVRTFNLDEYVGAKPTDLHSYHAYMHQRFFGQNEQWNPENIYIPNGSAADLSQEAEDYEAALKAVGQPDIQILGIGENGHIGFNEPGTPFNSVTRVVDLTPSTLHANSVHFAHLDDVPKQALSMGLASIMRAKRIILLAFGDKKIDAIQKLIHGETTEALPASILHNHPNVEIIVDDVIYQAIK
- a CDS encoding N-acetylmannosamine-6-phosphate 2-epimerase gives rise to the protein MLPHGLIVSCQALPDEPLHSSFIMSKMALAAYQGGAVGIRANTKEDIIAIKEEVPLPVIGIVKRDYPDSKVFITATSKEVDELIESKCEVIALDATKQERPKESLEELVSYIRDNAPGVEIMADISTVEEAVHADQLGFDYVGTTLRGYTDYTKGHILYENNFAFLKEVLDNVKAKVIAEGNVITPEMYQAVSSLGVHCTVVGGAITRPKQITERFVNAAKE
- a CDS encoding MurR/RpiR family transcriptional regulator, whose protein sequence is MKFENRVQRSRHLLTKMDKKIIEFIRTNELDDRFSTINSLAHAIGTSPATITRFSNKLEYSNFQDMKFSLQHEKSEKVVENAPIVQLIHRYHQSIIQQTGEFISEEKIKRFAHYLKTSRQVSYAGLGSSGLTASEFYYRTMRMGIRGNVSTDAHQMKISASLLSSQDMFVAISNSGETQELADAAEIAHKQGAFVAVITNYKGSVITKHADLVLITSAKSNINDARFINTQTATTFLMDIICYLLLNDDYMNKLYQRTRNTVLGKDDR
- a CDS encoding ROK family protein, encoding MYKIAVDIGGTNIKAAVINKQLEITDYKKIDTPDNQSVFIIDEVYRLIAQLIEKHQLSDPPIGISSAGVVDSDLGEIVYTGPTIQNFDGTNFKKALADLSSDITVHNDVDAALLGELSFHDYQEDTIFCLTLGTGIGGAFYHAQLGVYGGERHRANEIGYLLYRASDNKTFEQRASTSALKQLMAAHGFEHGTDVPKLFDAAKAGDSKAEAILEEWSEYVAEGIAQLQIIYDPGLILIGGGISSQGENLIRYIEPKLNQFLPPNYGHARLQTTQTKNNAALFGAISKG
- a CDS encoding N-acetylneuraminate lyase, whose protein sequence is MEDHLKGLYAALLVPFDEQGQVKEEGLKQIAKNAIETENLDGLYVNGSSGENFLINTEQKKQIFKLAQEAVGNDVKLIAQVGSLDLNEAIELGKYATELGYDAISAVTPFYYPFSFEEIKQYYFDLIEATQNNLIIYAIPGLTGVDISIEQFGELFNHEKVVGVKYTAPDFLLLERVRKAFPDKLILSGFDEMLVQAAISGVDGAIGSTYNVNGRRARQIFDLAKEGKIEEAYQIQHDTNDIIETVLGMGIYPTLKEILKSRGIDGGVPKRPFAPFNEENREALNQLIDKYNL
- a CDS encoding sodium:solute symporter; amino-acid sequence: MQQVGFGTWNWVALIGYLVVMLLIGAYFTKRAGQSKDSFFTASGRLPSWAIGFSIYATTLSAITFMSTPEKAFLTDWSYIAGNIAIVAIIPLLIIFYVPFFKKLRVTSAYEYLEARFGPSVRVIGSLLFVIFHLGRIAIVIYLPTLAITAVTDINPYLVASLVGILCILYTFLGGFEGVVWSDFIQGVILLGGALMIIVIGALNLKDGFGTIMTDALADKKLLSADNWKFNSAAAALPIIFLGNIFNNLHQYTASQDVVQRYQASDTMSETKKSLWVNGLLALISAPIFYGMGTMMYSFYSHEAALPKDFNTSSVVPYFIITQMPPFVAGLLIAAIFAAAQSTISSSLNSISACISEDIKRRFFSRGSDKDEVRFARLTILIAGLLSYGIAMYLIASKSNNLWDLFLLVTGLFGVPLAGIFAVGIFTKRANTFGVLVGLFTGVIVAYLLRGFGGASSPFYVSTISFFIAFLFGYIVSLFVPGKYTKDITGLTIYDKDKPSTFISKVAKSKAETKATVEPS
- the merA gene encoding hypothiocyanous acid reductase MerA, giving the protein MKQYDLLVIGFGKAGKTLAKFSAGQGKKVAVIEKDQKMYGGTCINVGCIPSKTLIHDSLNGSSFAEAFDRKREVVSALNNKNYHMLADEPTVDVIDARAQFKSNNEVAILDESGQETETITATDILINTGATPNIPNIEGIKDSKHLYDSAGIMDLPFQPENLVIIGGGYIALEFASMFANLGVKVTVLEHHSDIMPKEDPEVVELVKENLTNLGVELVFHAETERFEDGEKGTIVYTSKGNFDADAVLLATGRKPNTEDLGLENTDIKVGERGEVVVNTHLQTDVPHVYAAGDVVGGMQFTYISLDDFRIVKDQIFGNGERSTENRGAVPYSVFIDPPLSRVGLTTQQAEEQGYNVYETKVPVKTIPRHKINNDPRGLFKAVIDKDTDQILGVSLYGKESEEIINIVKLAIDQKVPYTVLGSNIYTHPTMAESFNDLFK